From a single Nostoc edaphicum CCNP1411 genomic region:
- a CDS encoding glycosyltransferase family 2 protein has protein sequence MPKITVCIPTFNRVHLLPYAIDSVLNQSEQDFELIVCDDGSSDRTPELMSQYTDDRIKYIRHLQNIGKSNNMRSGFDAATGEYFIKFDDDDRLTPDFLASTAAILAQDSSIDFVGTDHWIIDINNVRDEEKTQENTRRWGRKNLPGGIVNNLLEVVFIQQSFQVGATLFRRKTLQELGYMQPNLQNCEDNDLFVRLALAGKNGYYLPELLMEYRYHAEQQGINRAIPYLFDKIRYLENYKFESEKIETIRKNRLTETQLLLGLRLIEKGETQKGRELVLAGQSFSTPKAWTGLGLSLLPVGLRGKAFNALRQVRG, from the coding sequence ATGCCTAAAATTACTGTTTGCATTCCTACTTTTAATCGTGTTCATCTCCTCCCTTATGCCATTGACAGTGTACTCAATCAGTCTGAGCAAGATTTTGAGCTAATTGTTTGTGATGACGGTTCTAGCGATCGCACACCCGAATTGATGTCACAATACACAGACGATCGGATTAAATATATCCGTCATCTGCAAAATATTGGTAAAAGTAATAATATGCGCTCTGGCTTTGATGCAGCCACCGGTGAATATTTTATTAAATTTGATGATGATGATCGGCTAACACCCGATTTTCTCGCAAGTACCGCAGCTATTCTTGCTCAAGACTCTAGCATTGATTTTGTTGGTACAGACCATTGGATAATTGATATTAACAATGTGCGGGATGAGGAAAAAACTCAAGAAAATACTCGACGCTGGGGTAGGAAGAATTTACCAGGGGGTATTGTAAATAATTTGTTAGAAGTTGTATTTATTCAGCAAAGCTTTCAAGTGGGGGCGACATTATTTCGCCGTAAAACGTTGCAAGAATTAGGATATATGCAACCAAATCTCCAAAATTGTGAGGATAATGATTTATTTGTGCGTCTCGCTTTAGCTGGGAAAAATGGCTATTACTTACCAGAATTATTGATGGAATATCGCTACCATGCAGAGCAACAAGGTATTAATCGAGCTATTCCTTATTTATTTGATAAAATCCGCTATTTAGAAAATTATAAATTTGAGTCTGAAAAAATAGAGACAATCAGAAAAAATCGTCTAACTGAAACACAATTATTATTAGGTTTGCGTTTAATTGAAAAGGGTGAAACACAAAAAGGCAGAGAGTTAGTTTTAGCAGGACAGTCTTTTTCGACACCTAAAGCTTGGACTGGTTTAGGGTTAT
- a CDS encoding Npun_R2821/Npun_R2822 family protein, translating into MDTFGIYTLANDVVFDQLVALLNSIEVNVSADIPICIIPYDERLDLVRQEVNARKNVILFENWEVIQRWEEFAHQVWAAHSRQQDTKISHSSWYKSHLQRKFVAFEGIFDKFVFYDGDSLAMKPLNNVIDKLETSDFVFDDWEHLKDRPVAALNISVIEKTGLYKEADIRPKLHCSSFFGSKRGLFTVKEIEIMKERLITHREVEWINGYGWWDDAFLFNYMTLRCDRPLFNFTLSPNGEDRTGNCANADPFVNINNVLYNQDGLKPIHRIHYMSYSARDFAHLSQGKEVNICYAKEFLHYRFLKQPEQRPKQLRPLSIIAKTNIFFNKTMNKIQRTIR; encoded by the coding sequence ATGGATACCTTCGGTATTTACACCCTTGCGAATGATGTGGTGTTTGATCAACTAGTAGCTTTGCTTAACAGCATTGAAGTGAATGTTAGCGCAGATATTCCTATTTGTATTATTCCTTATGATGAGCGACTAGACTTAGTTAGACAAGAAGTTAATGCCCGAAAAAATGTAATTCTGTTTGAGAATTGGGAGGTAATTCAACGCTGGGAAGAATTTGCTCATCAGGTTTGGGCTGCTCATTCCAGGCAACAAGATACAAAAATATCACACTCTAGCTGGTACAAAAGTCATTTACAAAGAAAGTTTGTTGCCTTTGAAGGGATTTTTGATAAATTTGTATTTTATGATGGTGATAGCTTGGCAATGAAGCCACTCAATAATGTAATTGACAAGTTAGAAACATCCGATTTTGTTTTTGATGACTGGGAACACCTTAAGGATAGACCTGTTGCAGCTTTAAATATTTCAGTTATAGAAAAAACTGGACTGTATAAAGAAGCAGATATACGTCCTAAGCTGCATTGTTCTAGCTTTTTTGGATCTAAACGGGGGTTATTTACTGTTAAAGAAATTGAAATAATGAAGGAGCGATTAATTACCCATAGGGAAGTTGAATGGATTAATGGATACGGCTGGTGGGATGATGCTTTTTTGTTTAATTATATGACTTTGCGCTGCGATCGCCCACTATTTAACTTTACACTTAGCCCTAATGGCGAAGATAGAACAGGTAACTGTGCCAATGCAGATCCCTTCGTTAATATTAATAATGTTCTTTACAATCAAGATGGCTTAAAACCAATTCACCGCATCCATTACATGAGCTATTCTGCTCGTGATTTCGCCCACTTATCTCAAGGTAAAGAGGTTAATATCTGTTATGCAAAAGAGTTTTTACACTATCGCTTTCTCAAACAGCCAGAACAAAGACCAAAACAGCTAAGACCACTTAGCATAATTGCGAAAACTAATATTTTTTTCAACAAAACAATGAATAAAATTCAAAGAACTATCCGCTAA